One region of Nomascus leucogenys isolate Asia unplaced genomic scaffold, Asia_NLE_v1 Super-Scaffold_473, whole genome shotgun sequence genomic DNA includes:
- the LOC100587143 gene encoding solute carrier family 2, facilitated glucose transporter member 3-like, with protein MGTQKVTPALIFAITIATIGCFQFGYNIGVINAPEKIIKEFINKTLTDKGNAPPSEVLLTSLWSLSVAIFSVGGMIGSFSVGLFVNRFGRRNSMLIVNLLAVTGGCFMGLCKVAKSVEMLILGRLVIGLFCGLCTGFVPLYIGELSPTALQGAFGTLNQLGIVVGILVAQIFGLKFILGSEELWPLLLGFTIIPTILQSVALPFCPESPRFLLINRKEEENAKRILQRLWGTQDVSQDIQEMKDESARMSQEKQVTLLELFRVSSYRQPLIISIMLQLSQQLSGINAVFYYSRGIFKDAGVQEPIYATIGAGVVNTIFTVVSLFLVERAGRRTLHMIGLGGMAFCSTLMTVSLLLKDNYNGMSFVCIGAILVFVAFFEIGPGPIPWFIVAELFSHGPRPAAMAVASCSNWTSNFLVGLLFPSAAHYLGAYVFMIFTGFLITFLAFTFFKVPETRGRTFEDITRAFEGQAHSANRSGKDGVMEMNSIKPAKETITNV; from the exons ATGGGGACACAGAAG GTCACCCCAGCTCTGATCTTTGCCATCACAATTGCTACAATCGGCTGTTTCCAATTTGGCTACAACATTGGGGTCATCAATGCTCCTGAGAAG ATCATAAAGGAATTTATCAATAAAACTTTGACGGACAAGGGAAATGCCCCTCCCTCTGAGGTGCTGCTCACGTCTCTCTGGTCCTTGTCTGTGGCCATATTCTCCGTCGGGGGTATGATCGGCTCCTTTTCAGTCGGACTCTTTGTCAACCGTTTTGGCAG GCGCAATTCAATGCTGATTGTCAACCTGTTGGCTGTCACTGGTGGCTGCTTTATGGGACTGTGTAAAGTAGCTAAGTCGGTTGAAATGCTGATCCTGGGCCGCTTGGTTATTGGCCTCTTCTGCGGACTCTGCACAGGTTTTGTGCCCTTGTACATTGGAGAGCTCTCACCTACTGCCCTGCAGGGTGCCTTTGGCACTCTCAACCAGCTGGGCATCGTTGTTGGAATTCTGGTGGCCCAG ATCTTTGGTCTGAAATTCATCCTTGGGTCTGAAGAGCTATGGCCGCTGCTACTGGGCTTTACCATCATTCCTACTATCCTACAAAGTGTAGCCCTTCCATTTTGCCCTGAAAGTCCCAGATTTTTGCTCATTAacagaaaagaagaggagaatgcTAAGCGGA TCCTCCAGCGGTTGTGGGGCACCCAGGATGTATCCCAAGACATCCAGGAGATGAAAGATGAGAGTGCAAGGATGTCACAAGAAAAGCAAGTCACCCTTCTGGAGCTCTTTAGAGTGTCCAGCTACCGACAGCCCCTCATCATTTCCATCATGCTGCAGCTCTCTCAGCAGCTCTCCGGGATCAATGCT GTGTTCTATTACTCAAGAGGAATCTTCAAGGATGCAGGTGTTCAAGAGCCCATCTATGCCACCATCGGCGCGGGTGTGGTTAATACTATCTTCACTGTAGTTTCT CTATTTCTGGTGGAAAGGGCAGGAAGAAGGACTCTGCATATGATAGGCCTTGGAGGGATGGCTTTTTGTTCTACACTCATGACTGTTTCTTTGTTATTAAAG GATAACTATAATGGGATGAGCTTTGTCTGTATTGGGGCTATCTTGGTCTTTGTCGCCTTCTTTGAAATTGGACCAGGCCCCATTCCCTGGTTTATTGTGGCTGAACTCTTCAGCCATGGCCCCCGCCCAGCTGCCATGGCAGTGGCCAGCTGCTCCAACTGGACCTCCAACTTCCTAGTCGGATTGCTCTTCCCCTCCGCTGCT CACTATTTAGGAGCCTACGTTTTTATGATCTTCACCGGCTTCCTCATTACCTTCTTGGCCTTTACCTTCTTCAAAGTCCCTGAGACCCGTGGCAGGACTTTTGAGGATATCACACGGGCCTTTGAAGGGCAGGCACACAGTGCGAATAGATCTGGGAAGGACGGCGTCATGGAGATGAACAGCATCAAGCCTGCTAAGGAGACCATCACCAATGTCTAA